From a region of the Bacteroidia bacterium genome:
- the topA gene encoding type I DNA topoisomerase, which translates to MAKNLVIVESPAKAKTIEGFLGKEYSVKSSFGHVRDLAKKGMSVDTANSFAPVYEISADKEKLISELKKLAKGAETVWLATDEDREGEAISWHLFETLNLTDKNTKRIVFHEITEKAIKNAIAHPRSIDQNLVDAQQARRILDRLVGFELSPVLWKKIKPSLSAGRVQSVAVRLIVEREREITAFTSISTYKVVANFQAGKSILKAELNEKFRTHEEANAFLKKCIGANFNIENLETKPSKKSPAAPFTTSTLQQEASRKLGFSVAQTMMIAQRLYEAGKITYMRTDSVNLSDTAIDQATEEITSAYGKNYLNIRHYKTKSKGAQEAHEAIRPSYINKHSVDGENNEKRLYDLIWKRTIASQMSDAELEKTVATIAVSTTTEKFVAQGEVLKFDGFLKVYMESSDDDSSEDENQKTMLPPIKKGEDLVAQEISATQRFSHHSARYTEASLVKKLEELGIGRPSTYAPTISTVQKRGYVVKEDREGHERKYNFLSLKSEKISEEIKTENTGAEKSKLFPTDIGIVVNDFLVTHFKNIMDYNFTASVEEEFDEIAEGKLTWSKMLERFYKPFHKNVEDTSDNSERASGERLLGIDPASGKNIYARIGRFGPLVQIGEGNNEAEKPKFASLKKDQRLESITLQDALDLFKLPRKGGEFEDKEMTIAIGRFGPYIKHNNAFYSIKKEYDPMTISAETAIEIILAKREADKNKIIKTFPENETVRVLNGRWGPYIAIEKDNFKIPKGTVPETLTLEECLKIASEDTRSFKKKSFGKKADAKAPVKVEKSTKKSAKKTVKKATPKNNFSKAKKTSPKK; encoded by the coding sequence ATGGCAAAAAATTTAGTGATAGTGGAGTCGCCTGCCAAGGCAAAAACAATTGAAGGCTTTTTGGGCAAGGAGTATTCTGTTAAGTCGAGTTTCGGACACGTTCGGGATTTGGCAAAAAAAGGAATGTCGGTAGATACGGCGAATAGTTTTGCGCCTGTTTATGAAATTTCGGCAGACAAAGAAAAATTAATTTCGGAATTAAAAAAATTAGCGAAAGGTGCAGAAACAGTTTGGTTAGCAACGGATGAGGACCGTGAAGGAGAAGCTATTTCTTGGCATTTATTCGAGACATTAAATTTAACGGATAAAAATACAAAGCGCATCGTTTTTCATGAGATTACGGAAAAAGCAATTAAAAATGCGATTGCACATCCGCGAAGCATTGATCAAAATTTAGTGGATGCGCAACAAGCGCGAAGAATATTAGATAGATTGGTTGGTTTTGAACTTTCGCCAGTGTTGTGGAAAAAAATAAAACCATCGCTTTCAGCGGGACGCGTACAATCCGTAGCGGTTCGTTTAATTGTGGAGAGAGAGCGTGAAATTACTGCTTTTACAAGTATTTCCACTTATAAAGTGGTGGCTAATTTTCAGGCTGGAAAATCAATTTTAAAAGCGGAATTAAATGAAAAATTTCGCACGCACGAAGAAGCAAATGCATTCTTAAAAAAATGTATCGGAGCCAATTTTAATATTGAAAATTTAGAAACAAAACCTTCTAAAAAGTCACCGGCAGCGCCTTTTACAACTTCTACTTTACAACAAGAAGCGAGTCGTAAATTAGGATTTTCTGTAGCGCAAACGATGATGATTGCTCAGCGATTGTACGAAGCCGGAAAAATAACTTATATGAGAACAGACTCTGTAAATCTTTCGGATACAGCGATTGATCAGGCAACGGAAGAAATTACAAGTGCGTACGGAAAAAATTATTTGAACATTCGTCATTACAAAACAAAATCAAAAGGTGCGCAAGAAGCCCACGAAGCTATTCGTCCGAGCTACATTAATAAACACAGTGTGGATGGAGAAAATAACGAAAAGCGTTTGTACGATTTAATTTGGAAACGTACGATTGCTTCGCAAATGAGCGATGCAGAATTAGAGAAAACAGTTGCTACAATTGCTGTTTCAACAACAACGGAGAAATTTGTGGCGCAAGGAGAAGTATTGAAATTTGATGGTTTTTTGAAAGTGTATATGGAATCGAGTGATGACGATTCGAGCGAAGATGAAAATCAAAAAACAATGTTACCTCCGATTAAAAAAGGAGAAGATTTAGTAGCTCAAGAAATTTCTGCAACGCAACGTTTCAGCCATCATTCGGCACGATATACGGAAGCAAGTTTGGTGAAAAAATTAGAAGAATTGGGCATTGGTAGACCTTCTACGTATGCGCCAACTATTTCTACGGTTCAAAAACGCGGCTACGTGGTGAAAGAAGACCGAGAAGGACATGAACGAAAATATAATTTTTTGTCGCTGAAATCCGAAAAAATTTCCGAAGAAATAAAAACAGAAAATACGGGTGCAGAAAAATCAAAATTATTTCCGACTGATATTGGAATTGTGGTGAATGATTTTTTGGTAACGCATTTTAAAAATATCATGGATTACAATTTCACGGCAAGTGTAGAAGAGGAGTTTGATGAAATTGCAGAAGGGAAATTAACGTGGAGTAAAATGTTGGAACGTTTTTACAAACCGTTTCATAAAAACGTAGAAGACACTTCTGATAATTCGGAACGTGCTTCGGGTGAGCGTTTGTTAGGTATTGATCCCGCCAGTGGAAAAAATATTTATGCGCGCATTGGGCGCTTCGGGCCTTTGGTGCAAATTGGCGAAGGAAATAACGAAGCAGAAAAACCAAAATTTGCGAGCTTAAAAAAAGACCAACGTTTAGAATCTATTACCTTGCAAGATGCGCTGGATTTATTTAAACTTCCGCGAAAAGGCGGTGAATTTGAAGACAAAGAAATGACAATTGCGATTGGACGTTTTGGTCCGTATATCAAACATAATAATGCGTTTTATTCTATCAAAAAAGAATACGATCCGATGACGATTAGCGCAGAAACTGCCATCGAAATTATTCTCGCTAAACGCGAAGCAGACAAAAATAAAATTATTAAAACGTTTCCAGAAAATGAAACGGTGCGTGTGTTAAACGGACGTTGGGGGCCTTACATTGCCATCGAAAAAGATAATTTTAAAATCCCGAAAGGAACAGTTCCTGAGACATTGACATTGGAAGAATGCTTGAAAATTGCTTCAGAAGATACGCGTAGTTTTAAAAAGAAATCGTTTGGCAAAAAGGCAGATGCAAAAGCTCCTGTAAAAGTAGAGAAATCAACAAAAAAGTCGGCAAAAAAAACAGTAAAAAAAGCGACTCCAAAAAATAATTTTTCAAAGGCGAAAAAAACGTCTCCAAAAAAATAA